The DNA region GGCGTACGCGTCCCGGCCGCCCACCGCATCGGCGCCGAGGGCGCCGGCCTCAAGATCGCCCTCACCACCCTCAACACCGGCCGCCTCTCGCTGCCCGCCATGTGCGTCGGCGTCGGCAAGTGGTCCCTGAAGATCGCCCGCGAATGGTCGGCGGTACGCGAGCAGTGGGGCCGGCCGGTCGCCCGGCACGAGGCCGTCGGCGCGAAGATCTCCTTCATCGCCGCCACCACCTTCGCCCTGGAAGCGGTCGTCGACCTCGCCTCCCAGATGGCCGACGAGAACCGCAACGACATCCGCATCGAGGCCGCCCTCGCCAAGCTCTACGGCTCCGAGATGGGCTGGCGCATCTCCGACGAACTCGTCCAGATCCGCGGCGGGCGCGGCTTCGAGACCGCCGACTCGCTCGCCGCGCGCGGCGAACGGGCCGTGCCCGCCGAGCAGATGCTCCGCGACATGCGCATCAACCGGATCTTCGAAGGCTCCACGGAGATCATGCACCTGCTGATCGCCCGGGAGGCCGTCGACGCCCACCTCAAGGTCGCCGGCGACATCATCGACCCCGACAAGCCGCTCTCCGACAAGGCCAGGGCGGGCGTCGACGCCGCCGGGTTCTATGCCCGCTGGCTTCCCAAGCTCGTCAGCGGGCCCGGACAACTCCCCAATTCCTACGGTGAGTTCCGCGTCCCGGGACACCCCGATCTCTCGGGTCATCTGCGCTGCGTCGAGCGCTCCGCCCGCAAACTGGCCCGCTCGACCTTCTACGCCATGTCCCGCTGGCAGGGCCGCATGGAGACCAAGCAGAACTTCCTCGGCCGCGTCGTCGACATCGGCGCCGAGCTCTTCGCGATGAGCGCCGCCTGCGTCCGTGCCGAACACCTGAGGGCCGAGGGCGAGCACGGCCGCGAGGCGTACCAGCTCGCCGACGTCTTCTGCCGGCAGGCCCGGATCCGGGTGGAGGAGCTCTTCAGCCGGCTGTGGTCCAACACCGACGACATCGACCGGCGGGTGGTCGACGGTGTCCTGTCGGGGAGGTACGCGTGGCTGGAGGAGGGCGTCATCGACCCCAGCGGCGACGGCCCCTGGATCGCCGACGCCACCCCGGGCCCGGCCGCCGGCGAGAACGTCCACCGGCCCATCCGCTGAATCCGGTCCACCCGCGGGGCGCGTCCACTGCCTGGACGCGCCCCGCGGGCACGCCCGCCGCACGGCAGGATGGGGGACCGTGACCGTCATCCACATCCCCGGCTCCAAGTCCGTCACCGCCCGCGCCCTGTTCCTGGCCGCCGCGGCACACGGCACCACCACCCTCCTGCGGCCCCTGCGCTCCGACGACACGGAGGGGTTCGCCGAGGGGCTGACCCGCCTCGGA from Streptomyces sp. NBC_01754 includes:
- a CDS encoding acyl-CoA dehydrogenase family protein; translated protein: MSAPSDTPQAPGVTEREARQVAEAAREQDWRKPSFAKELFLGRFRLDLLHPHPVPGAEDVRRGEAFLARLRAFCESHVDGALIEREARIPDEVVNGLREIGALGMKIETRYGGLGLTQVYYNRALALAGSASPAIGALLSAHQSIGVPQPLKMFGTQEQKDTFLPRLARTDISAFLLTEPDVGSDPARLATTAVPDDGGDYVLDGVKLWTTNGVVADLLVVMARVPASEDHKGGITAFVVEADSPGITVEHRNAFMGLRGIENGVTRFHGVRVPAAHRIGAEGAGLKIALTTLNTGRLSLPAMCVGVGKWSLKIAREWSAVREQWGRPVARHEAVGAKISFIAATTFALEAVVDLASQMADENRNDIRIEAALAKLYGSEMGWRISDELVQIRGGRGFETADSLAARGERAVPAEQMLRDMRINRIFEGSTEIMHLLIAREAVDAHLKVAGDIIDPDKPLSDKARAGVDAAGFYARWLPKLVSGPGQLPNSYGEFRVPGHPDLSGHLRCVERSARKLARSTFYAMSRWQGRMETKQNFLGRVVDIGAELFAMSAACVRAEHLRAEGEHGREAYQLADVFCRQARIRVEELFSRLWSNTDDIDRRVVDGVLSGRYAWLEEGVIDPSGDGPWIADATPGPAAGENVHRPIR